The sequence AAAAAGGGTGTCCAACGGAGGGTTAAAGGAGGTATTGTAAAGGTTATAAGCTGGCTCCAGCTGGAGTGGATCCGCGACAACTCCTCTGTCGCTTACTATTAATCTTTTTGGAATAAATATATGCATAAAAAATTACTATAGCGGTTTTTATGAGGTTTATTATTCAGCCTACCTATGTATaaactattaataataatgttgtcGGGAAGTTAAGGTTTACAGATAAGGTAATTCCTGCAAGTTTTATAACAGTCCAATATAGTTTATTAAAAGAGGAAAGAACAATTGAGTCTGGATCTATTGTTCTTCCGATACAACGATCATTTAATAGATTCGATTTGTCAATTTATAGGCTTTctgaaaacatttaaaattctttggtgtttttttatCAACATATCAGTAACactttaatattttatcaataaaaaactcaaaaatATCATTAAGCAGCCTAAAGAATGTAAGTCAATCTGGGCAATAATCTTTGCAAATTGGTATATCTGCAGGGCTATATGTATGAACTTCGGCTAACCTGGTTTTCCCATGGGTCCCCTTGCTAGAAATTAAAATTCAGCTATCTATGTAGATGTTCCTAGGCGCGTTATCAATTAATTTTCATGGGTATCAGAGATGGACCCATACAGATAGGACATCGCCGAGTGGGTGCTACTCCAGACAATGATAAGGGGGCGAAATAAAAGCAGTGGGAAGTCTGGAAGAGAGCACAAGTGATCCATTCGCCATGAAAGTGTTCGTTGTTttggctctggctctggccTCCGTCTCCGCCGAGGTTGTCCAGCAGGTCCACCCCAAGGATCTGCCCAAGGACACCAAGATCAATGGCCGCATTGTGAACGGATATCCGGCCACCGAGGGCAAGGCTCCCTACACGGTGGGTCTTGGCTTCAGCGGCAACGGCGGCTGGTGGTGCGGTGGCTCGATCATCGCCAACGATTGGGTGCTCACTGCTGCCCACTGCACCAACGACGCCAGTCAGGTGACCATCTACTACGGAGCCACCTGGCGCACCAACGCCCAGTTCACCCACACCGTCGGCAGCGGCAACTTCATCCAGAACCACAACTGGCCCAACGAGAACGGCAACGACATCGCCCTGATCCGCACCCCCCACGTGGACTTCTGGCACATGGTCAACAAGGTGGAGCTGCCCAGCTTCAACGATCGCTACAACATGTACGACAACTGGTGGGCCGTCGCCTGCGGTTGGGGTCTGACCACCGCCGGCTCCCAGCCCGACTGGATGGAGTGCGTCGACCTGCAGATCATCAGCAACTCCGAGTGCTCCCGCACGTATGGTAACCAACCCGATGGCATCCTCTGTGTGTCCACCTCCGGCGGCAAGTCCACCTGCTCCGGCGACTCTGGTGGCCCCCTGGTTCTCCACGACGGCGGTCGTCTGGTGGGAGTCACTTCCTGGGTCGCCGGCAACGGATGCACCGCTGGCCTGCCCTCCGGATTCACTCGTGTCACCAACCAACTGGATTGGATCCGCGACAACTCCGGCGTCGCTTACTACTAAGCTCGATTAtcactttttttaaataaatgaaatgcataaaaaatgtattgtcGGTTTTTATACAGGTTTATATTAAGCCAACGGCTTAAGAGCTATGAACAACATTGTCTGAAAAATGGAGTGGCTGATTGATAGGTTATCTACCCGAAGGTTTTAAGTATTAGGACATTTAAACAAGCTTTGATATAAACGAGTGATGGAAAAGCAATACCTGTGTTATAAGGATAGTTACGTAAGAGCAGTCACTTATTAGTTAAgataagatatataaataaaaaatgaaattgtgAGTGAAAAGAGTCATATTCTTAATTCTGAATTCCACAAAAACAACGTGTTGAATACACAAATCTTTCCACAAAAATATTCATCCTGAGTTTTAGAATTTTGGAGTCAATGTCGACTTTTCTAGTAAAACTCGATAAGAAAATTCTTAgcattcaaatttaaaaaaacgaCTTTAACTCAAGATTTCGAAGATTAtctattataataaataataattactTACGTAATACTTTAATGGTGAAGCTATCCTACAAAtgtataatttataatttgcCTACCTGTGcataatttttataatgaCTGTATggtatacaaatttattaTCTATGCAGTTTAACTCCAATTAATGTAAGTCAGTTTTAAAtctattataataaatatttattttatgcaATTCTTTAATGGTGATGCTATCCTAATAATGCATTTTTTCACATAATTGCCCACATACTTGTTAAAATAAATGGATACTGGCTTAACATTTATGAAACCACTTTTAAAATCGCACATCTATACTTcactttttataaataaagttCGAGATGTATAATGTTTTAATGtgcattttaaatttgtaataccTTTGATTGTCCAAACTTCCTGTGAACTAATGGCCTTACAAAGGATTTAATCTGTCTGCGTTTCTGTTCGAGTGTTCCAATCAGCTGGTTTGTTGTGGCTCAGGGCATGAATGGGCGCTTATCAAGAGATCAGCTCCGAGTGGTCGATAAGGCAGCGCAATCTTTTGATGAATGAGTGGCAAGTGGAGGAGTGGAAATGAGTGCCCTGTAATGATAGTACCGAATGTTGGAGGCGTGCGAAATTCAGTTGATAAGATTGCCCCGGCCGAAGTGGACTGAACTTTCGAGTGGTAAGGATGATCTCCATCTCCACCGATATGACTATCTCTAGTGGAATTGCGGGGTATATAAATCACTGCCAGTCAGCCGGAGTATCCAGTTGTACTCGAGTAAAACAACATGAAGCTGTTCCTAACTGTCCTGGCCGTGGCCATTGCCTCTGCTGCCGCCCTTCCCCAGAAGGCGC is a genomic window of Drosophila suzukii chromosome 2L, CBGP_Dsuzu_IsoJpt1.0, whole genome shotgun sequence containing:
- the Jon25Bi gene encoding serine protease 1; this encodes MKVFVVLALALASVSAEVVQQVHPKDLPKDTKINGRIVNGYPATEGKAPYTVGLGFSGNGGWWCGGSIIANDWVLTAAHCTNDASQVTIYYGATWRTNAQFTHTVGSGNFIQNHNWPNENGNDIALIRTPHVDFWHMVNKVELPSFNDRYNMYDNWWAVACGWGLTTAGSQPDWMECVDLQIISNSECSRTYGNQPDGILCVSTSGGKSTCSGDSGGPLVLHDGGRLVGVTSWVAGNGCTAGLPSGFTRVTNQLDWIRDNSGVAYY